A single genomic interval of Suncus etruscus isolate mSunEtr1 chromosome 10, mSunEtr1.pri.cur, whole genome shotgun sequence harbors:
- the CBLN2 gene encoding cerebellin-2, with amino-acid sequence MLKTTLRLTDAPPAPARAPHLPPRPACARLGAPHAPAGMGAPGRGPRAPPPPLTVWARRGALREPSGCGSCLGAALALLLLLLPAGRPVRAQNDTEPIVLEGKCLVVCDSSPSADGAVTSSLGISVRSGSAKVAFSATRSTNHEPSEMSNRTMTIYFDQVLVNIGNHFDLASSIFVAPRKGIYSFSFHVVKVYNRQTIQVSLMQNGYPVISAFAGDQDVTREAASNGVLLLMEREDKVHLKLERGNLMGGWKYSTFSGFLVFPL; translated from the exons ATGCTGAAGACGACCCTGAGGCTCACGGACGCTCCCCCGGCTCCGGCCCGcgctcctcatcttcctcctcgtCCGGCCTGCGCCCGCCTCGGCGCCCCGCACGCCCCAGCCGGGATGGGGGCGCCCGGACGGGGTCCccgcgcgccgccgccgccgctgacCGTGTGGGCGCGCCGGGGGGCGCTGCGCGAGCCCTCGGGGTGCGGCTCGTGCCTGGGGGCGGCGCtggcgctgctgctgctgctgctgcccgcCGGGCGGCCGGTGCGGGCGCAGAACGACACGGAGCCCATCGTGCTGGAGGGCAAGTGCCTGGTGGTCTGCGACTCCAGCCCGTCGGCCGATGGCGCCGTCACCTCGTCGCTCGGCATCTCGGTGCGCTCGGGCAGCGCCAAGGTGGCCTTCTCGGCCACGCGCAGCACCAACCACGAGCCGTCCGAGATGAGCAACCGCACCATGACCATCTACTTCGACCAG GTCTTAGTGAACATCGGCAACCATTTTGATCTTGCCTCCAGTATATTCGTAGCACCCCGGAAAGGGATTTATAGCTTCAGCTTCCACGTGGTCAAAGTGTACAACAGACAAACCATCCAG GTGAGCTTAATGCAGAATGGCTACCCCGTGATATCAGCCTTTGCGGGGGACCAGGATGTCACGAGGGAAGCTGCCAGCAATGGGGTACTACTGCTCATGGAACGAGAAGACAAAGTACACCTGAAGTTGGAGAGGGGTAACCTTATGGGTGGATGGAAATACTCCACATTCTCTGGCTTCTTGGTTTTTCCTCTATAA